CTTAGCTGGAGCGGGCAGCGGCGGAGAAGTTTCCTCTTATTCGGCGGCGGAGAATTATACCGTGGGTACGCCGTTTAAATTCACAGCGAGCAATCTGATCGATTCTAATGTGGATGTTTCCTTAGTGGAGATGGGTATGAGTGAGAACGCCGATTTTGGCTTCAAAACGGTTGTGGCGAAGTATAAGCTTACGAATAAAGGGACGACTACCCTGGCAATTCCGGATTTCCAAACCGATCTTACAAATGCCGAAGGATACACCTATTCAGGTGTCCGTCAAACAACAGTTGCCAAAAACATTGCGCCAAACACAAGTTATGTACTTAGTTATTCTTATTTGCTGCCTGGGACTGAGAAAGCGGATAAGCTTGCCCTTAACTTATACGATGCGAATCGCCTGGCCGTAGGTTCTTACAAAACAACTGTTCAAGCTGTACCGACGGAAGGCGCGGTGTCTTTGTATCCATTCAGCATTAAATTGAATGACTACTCGGTAAGTGCGACCTATAACAAAGATTCATCTTATGCGTATCGTCTGCGCTTGGATCTGGATGTAGATCGGCTGGAGCAGGTCATTACGGATGCCAGCTTCTCAACGTTGGCTTTTGAAGTCGTTGATTCTCAAGGACGTCTGCTAAGTACGAAGGCAATGAACTTCACTGGGCAGCAGAAGATTATGTCCGGCGTTCAATTTATCGATTTCGGAACGATCAAGTCGGAGCAATTAGAGTCTAATGTAACGATTAATATGTATGAAGTTGTGGCGACGCCGAATGGTGATGCCAAACGTTTGATAAAATCGTTGAAAATGTAAGGGCAGTTAGCAGTTCTAAATAAGAGCATTAAAATAGACTGCCCCTCAAGGTTCTCAACCTTCTGGGACAGTCTGTTTTTGTGCTATGTATGCGATTCGTCAACCGCTTGATACCCATCCTCAATCAGATCAAGACGACCTGTTTGCGGATCGATGATGAGTCCGTGCACAGGCAGGTTTTTGGGAAGCAGAGGATGATTGCGAATGATGTTGACACTTTTCTCAATCCCTTCTCTGACATGTTCAAAACCAGTCAGCCAACGAGATAAATTAATGCCGGAGTGGCCTAGCGTCGCAATGACGTCATCGGAGATTCCGCGTTTCTTGGCATTGGCTATCACATGATCGGAGTTTAAGCCTGTCATCCCGCAATCATAATGCCCAATGACGAAGACTTCATCGGCATCCAATTCATAGACGGCTACGACGATACTCCGCATAATACTGCCGAAGGGGTGAGAGACGATCGCACCGGCATTTTTAATGATTTTGGCATCGCCATTATGCAAATTCATCGCTTTAGGCAGCAGCTCAACTAACCGAGTATCCATACAAGTGAGGACAACCATTCGCTTATCTGGGAATTTCGTGGTCAGAAATTGTTTGTACCGCTGGGTTTCTACAAATTCTTCATTGTAATTTAAAATCTCATTCACCAAAGACATGGGCTTCCCTCCACTAAGTTGTTTTGCTGCTTGTCTTTATTTTTGCAGCGTTTATCTCTTGTCTACTAAGCTCATACCCGCATTATAAATCTGATTATTACTCTTTAGTATATAGGATTTATTCTTATCGTGAAAGTCAATCGTCATCTTCTCTTCGAAAAAAATTTCGTCTTTGGCTTTGTAAGTCAGTTTGAATTGATTCGTTTCAGCGACCAGTTTTTCCTCTTTGTCTTGGGGAACAATCCACAAAGTAGGCACGCCGTTCACGGAACAACCGCAATCCTCCGTATCGAAAACCAAATTTATGACAGAGTCCTCTTGCAGCAGCGGGGCAATGCGATCTATGGCTGTATCAGTAAAAGTAACGTTCATAGTGATCAACTCCTTCATAATATATGCGGTTAAATGGATTCTTTCCAAAAGGCCTGTCATTATTCTAACATACTCCCGCATAAATTTGATTCTGAGTAGGGGACGAAGTATGATAAATTAAGAAACTTTTGGGAGGAGATTGAAGCATGAGTGTGCAAGCAGCCCCAGCCAAGCTGGAATCGTTTAAGGCCTATGTTCGCAAAATGAAGCAGTACGAGGAGGCTATTGCCTTAATTTATTGGGATATGCGCACCGGCGCTCCGAAGAAAGGCATTGAAACACGTTCGGAAGTTGTCGGCGAATTATCTACAGAGGTTTTCCGTATGTCTACATCCGATGAGATGGGCAGCTATGTAGAGTTCTTTACACAACCTGATGAGCTTGAGCAGTTAGATGCGATTTCCCGAAAAATGGTTCTGGAATGCAAGAAGGAATACGATCGCAGTAAAAAGATACCGGCTGAGAAATATCAAGCCTATGTTGTTCTTACTTCACAAGCGGAGTCCGCCTGGGAAGGCGCCAAGCACAATTCCGATTGGGCTTCCTTCCAGCCATACCTCGAGAAAATTGTTGCTGCAACGCAAGAATTTATTGAATTGTGGGGATATGAGGGTCATAAATATAACACGTTATTAGATATGTACGAACCGGGAATGACCGTAGACAAATTAGATGAAGTATTCGGCGCACTGCGTGAGAAAGCTGTTCCTTTGCTGCAAAGGATTCAAGCTTCTCCCAAACAGCCGAATCGCGCCTTTTTGGATCAACAGTTTGAAATCAGCAAACAGAAGCAATTTTCCTTGTCCATTTTGAAACAGATGCAGTATGACTTTGATGCAGGCCGCCTGGATGAGACCGTACATCCGTTTGCTACAGCCCTTAACCCAGGTGATGTAAGAATCACTACTCGTTACTTGCCGAATGATATTACATCCGCTCTCTTCGGAACGATTCACGAAGGCGGTCATGCCTTGTATGAGCAAAATATTTCCCAAGATCTGGTCGGCACGAATCTGTGCACGGGCACCTCGATGGGAATTCACGAATCACAATCCCGATTCTGGGAAAATGTTATCGGCCGCAGCAAAGCGTTCTGGGAACGGTACTACGGAGAGCTGCAAACGACATTCAACGGCCAGATTGATGACGTAGATGTCAATGACTTCTACAGGGCGATTAATCATATCGAACCATCCCTAATTCGGATTGAAGCGGATGAATTAACGTATAACCTGCATATTATGATTCGTTATGAGCTGGAAAAAGGCTTATTCAATGGGACGATTGCTGTCGCAGATTTACCGCAAGCGTGGAACGCCAAATATGAAGAGTATTTGGGTGTTGTGCCTGCGAACGATGGGGAGGGTGTGCTGCAGGATGTTCATTGGTCTGGTGGTGCATTTGGCTATTTCCCATCCTATGCGTTAGGCAACATGTACGCCGCGCAGTTCACCGAGACGCTGCGCAAAGAACTCCCGAACTTTGACCAGTTAATAGCTGCGGGCAACCTGGTGCCCATCAAAGAATGGTTAACGGACAAAGTGTACCAACACGGCAAACTGTTGACTCCGAATGAAATTATTGTGCAAGTGACTGGGGAAGAATTGAATCCTGATTACTTAGTCGCTTATTTGGAAGAGAAATACAAAGCCGTTTATGACATTTAATTGCTGGCTCTAAGCGTCTCTGACTAAAAGCAGCTACTATTGATGTCAGGCCAGATTCATTCGTTGGAAAAGAATAATTGAACGACAAAGGAGCTAAGCAGCTTGTATCTGCTTAGCTCTTTTATTTTTGGCGCGACTACTAATCCCCTTACGAACTCAATACCCTGTATTTGATCAAAATGGTGCATTTAAAAAATCTAATGAATCCCCAGCATGTTATCTCACTTAAACGGTCACTATTCCGCCTAAAAACTGCTTGATAACGCCAATTGAGTTCATTAGATCGCCAAAGTAGCCAATTTCTCGTCAATAAGCATCATACAGTTCATTAGAGTGACGGAGTGGTTGTGTAGCTGCTGCCAATGAGAACGAGAGAGGGGATGGGGATGGGTGCAGGTACCAGCCTTTTTTTATTTTGACAACGGTTTCCCGAGTGATCAGCGTTAACCGACTTCTGGGCTCCTGCATAGGATACAGTACAACTTAAATCGGAGGGACGTCTATGAACAATCGGAAAAGAATGGGAATCGCCTTATCTGCCGTCCTACTGCTTAGCATTGTCGTTTCAGCGTGCGGCACCAAGAGTACAGAAACCACAAAAGTACGGATTGGTGAAGTAACACGATCGATCTTTTATGCGCCGCAGTATGTCGCGTTGTCTCAAGGTTTTTTCAAGGATGAGGGCCTGGATGTAGAACTTACAACAACACCTGGCGGCGATAAAACGATGACGGCTTTGCTGTCCAACGCGATTGATGTCGCGCTCGTTGGTTCGGAAACATCGATCTATGTCTCCCAGCAAGGATCGGATGATCCCGTGATCAATTTTGCTCAATTGACGCAAACCGATGGCACTTTCCTGGTAGCTCGCAAAAAAGCGGATACGTTTGATTGGAAAGCATTGAAAGGGTCCGTGTTTCTCGGCCAACGAAAAGGCGGCATGCCCCAAATGGCTGGAGAGTTCACCCTCAAGAAGCATAATATTGATCCTAAGAAAGACCTGGAGCTGATTCAAAATATTGAATTCGCGAATATTGCCTCCGCCTATTCGTCGGGCACCGGGGAGTATGTGCAGCTCTTCGAACCGCAGGCTTCCATCGTGGAGAAAGAAGGCAAAGGCTTTGTGGTCGCTTCCTTCGGTGTGGAAAGTGGACATTTGCCGTACACCGTGTATATGACCAAACAAAGCTTCCTGAAGTCCAATGCCGCTACTACACAGAAATTCACGAATGCGATTCAACGCGCGCAGCTGTGGGTTGCCTCCAAAAGCGTAGATGAAATTACTACGGCTGTACTGCCCTATTTCAAAGATATTGATGTGGGGATCGTGAAGAGTGTTGTGAAACGATATAAAGACCAAGGCTCTTTTGCAACAGATGGCATTGTAGATGAACAAGAGTGGAACAATTTGTTGGATGTAATGGCTTCAGCAGGTGAATTGAAAGAGAGAGTGGCTTGGAAAACATTAGTCAACAATTCCTTTGCGGAAAAAGCAAGAACCACTGTAAAACCTTAAAGCAGGTGTCATGAAGCGGTTGAATGGAACGAGAGAGGAGTACGAACATGGATTCAGCTGTGACTGTTAAAGACGTAACACAAGTCTATGTAACCGAGGAGCGGGCAACACTCGCTGTGGAGCAGATTGATTTTACGATTGAACGTGGTGAATTCGTTAGTTTGATCGGTCCCAGCGGCTGCGGGAAGACGACTCTCTTATCCATTATAGCCGGGCTCATCAAACCCACTGCGGGGACTGTAACGGTGGCAGGGAAGAAGGTAAGCGGCCCTTCAACCGCGGTTGGTTATATGCTGCAGCAGGATTATCTCTTTCCTTGGCGCACGATTGAAGCTAATGCCTGCATGGGGCTGGAAATTACAGGCACATTGACGAAGGACACCAAGCAGCATGTTCTGCATTTATTGGAGGAGATGGGACTGCTCGGATTCAAAGATTATTACCCTTCGCAGCTGTCAGGGGGCATGCGTCAAAGGGTGGCGTTAGTACGTACGCTTGCCACAGAGCCCGAATTATTACTGCTTGATGAACCGTTCTCGGCTCTTGATTATCAAACCAAGCTGCAGTTGGAAGATCTGGTTGTTGAGACGCTGCATGCCAAACAGAAGACGGCACTGCTGGTGACGCATGACATCACAGAAGCGATTGCGATGAGTGATCGCATTATTGTTCTTGATCCCAATCCGGGCCGTATTCGGCAAACCTTCCAGATTCCGGATGACATTCGGCAAACGACGCCTTTCGAAGCACGGGAGTTAGCTGGGTTTCATGCACTCTTTCGCAGGATATGGCAGGAATTTGGAGGGCATGAAGCATGAGCGAGAAACAGCTGCAGAAACAATCCGCAGATAGAATGCTGACCAATCAAGTTCATCAGGATTTTGTTGTGGCCAGGAAAAAGGAAACGAAGTACGTCAGGCTGGTTCAAGCCGCGATTCTCCTGCTATTTTTTGCGCTCTGGGAACTGGCTGCGCGGTTAAAATGGATTGATGTGCTCCTATTTAGTTACCCGACGAAAGTTTTCAAGTTGTTATGGGATAAATTGCTGGATGGAAGTCTTCTGCCGCATGTGGGGGTCACGGTGGTAGAGACGATAATCGGATTTGCTTTGGGTACCTTATTCGGAACTGCATTAGCGGTTGTTATTTGGTGGTCGCCATTTCTATCCAGGGTGCTTGATCCATACATCGTAGTTCTGAACAGCATGCCCAAGGTGGCGCTTGGTCCTCTATTTATTGTCGGTCTCGGTCCTGGTCTCCTATCTATCATTGCCACAACGCTATCCATTACCGTAATCATTACAACACTTGTCGTGTATGGGAGTTTTAAAGAAGTTGATCACAACTATGTCAAAGTCGTTACGTTATTCGGGGGATCTCAGCGTAAAATCTTTCTAAAGGCTATTCTCCCAGCCTCTTTTCCCGCTATCGTCTCCACGCTGAAAGTCAATGTAGGCTTAGCTTGGGTTGGTGTCATTGTTGGGGAATTTCTCGTTTCTCAAATAGGCCTCGGTTACTTGATCATATATGGTTTTCAAGTGTTTAATTTCACTTTGGTCATTTCCACTTTGTTTGTCATTGCGATCGTCGCGACAGTGATGTATCAGGTCGTGTCTTATCTGGAAAAAAGATTGACCAAACATCGGTGAAGCTTGCCACTTTCTGTCGAAAATGAAATAATGAGCCCATAGTTAAAACCAGTAAAGAGGTGAAACGCTATGGGCTTTCGTGTGCTTAAAACCGCCCTTGCGGTCGTCATTGCCATGTATTTAGCGCATATACTAGGAATCAAAACACCTGCCGCAGCAGGTCTTCTTGCCATTCTTGGCATAGAAGTGACGAAGAAAAAAGGGATTCAAAGCGCACTTCATCGGATTGCAGCGTCCCTGCTTGCCCTGTTAATGGGTTGTTTGCTGTTTCGTATGATCGGTTTTCATGTATGGGTTGTCGGCATCTTCCTGCTCCTTGTTTTTCCGCTGCTGTATCGCTTGCGAATTACAGAAGGGGCTGTGACGGGAGCTGTCGTGATGCTGCATCTTTTTGCTTATGAAGATGCCAGTTGGGGAGCTGTTCTCAATGAAGTCATTCTCCTAGTGGTTGGATTAGGCACGGCGACACTTATCAATATTGCTTATATGCCTAAGGCAGATAAGGCGATTGTAGGGCATAAAGAGCAGATTGAAGTTTTATTTTCGGCTATTTTTGTCAATTTGGCCAAGCATCTGCGCGATAATACGGTAATTTGGGATGGGAAAGAGCTGCTGGAGGTTAGCGAAGAAATCGAGCAGGGGGCTGGGCTGGCGAAGCGCTCCATGGAAAATCGGCTTATTTTCGGAGGGGACCCTTATTGGCGTGTCTATTTCTTCATGCGGGGGGAGCAGCTGGAATCGATACATCGGATGATTGATCTAGTCGCTCAAGTGTACCAGACGCTGCCGCAAGGGGAGCTTGTCGCTGATATCCTTGAAGATATCAGTCACTCTGTCAAGCAAGATTACTATACAGGCGAATCGGAGAAAGACTTGCAAGAACTGGAGGCTCGTTACAAAAAAATGCCGCTGCCGGAGAGCCGCGAGGAATTTGAGGTGCGATCCGCGATATTTCAGCTAAACCGGGAACTCATGCACTATTTATCGATCGCCAAAAAGCAAAAAAAACAGCGTCCCGAGGCAGGTTGACTCTGACAGATATCGGTATTTTTATTAAGTAAAAATAATATAAAATAATTGTCACTCTAGACTACTGTCCTGCATACACTTGTAATGAATGATTGTATGGAGGAGGTTGAAAGGATGTCATTAGATAAAGATTTGCAATGCAGAGAGATCATTACAAAGGCTGTCTGCGGTAAAGGTCGCAAATTTTCACATGTAAGTCATACCGTGACTCCGCCCTTTTCTCCGACCAGTATATTGGGCGCTTGGATTATTAATAACCAATTCGAGGCGATCCAATCCGGAGATGGCGTAGAGGTAGTTGGTACTTATGATATCAACATCTGGTATTCTTACGATCGCAACACCAAAACAGACGTAGCAAAAGAAACCATTTCGTATGTAGAAATCGTTGGACTAAGCTATCTGGACAAAAAACATAAGCCGACTACTGCCGAAGTGTCTGCTGTCGCAACGCAAGAACCGAACTGTGTGGAAGCCAGTATCTCTTCAAGCGGCGACAGCGTTATTATTCGGGTAGAACGCGAATTCCAAGTCGAACTGATTGCCGAAACGAAAGTCTGTGTAGTCGTTTGCACCAACGGCTGCAATGACTTTGACGACAAGCATGTGGATTTCGATGATCACGGCGATGGAGATTTCGAGGATCTCGATGCCGACTTGCTCGAGGAAGATTTGGATTAAGAATCTATACGCCAGTGTATGCTGGCGCGAGAGATTCGGCAGAGGGCATTTGCCCTCTTTTTTGTTTTTTGGCGATAATTGGGCATTAGGCCATTCTGCGATTCGGGGATTGCCATAGTGTGAGGATAAGGGGCTTGGATATGGAAACATTTCTGCTGCATGCACAGGAACCAGATGCATTGGAGTTAGCCGGTCTTGCGCGGATTCCCAGTGGATCCCAATTGCCTCAGGACTGGCGCGGCAAGGTTATCATTCATTGGGGAGCGGCGCATGATGAATGGCCGCTCAAGCAAGCGCTTCAGCCCATTAAAGCGATTATTAGAGCCCAAAAGCGCTCCAAACGCGAAGAAATGCTGCATTTGCATGGGATCAAGACCATGGTTTCACATAAAGAGGACAACGTCGCTTTTGCTCATAAATATAAAGTTGCTGTCTTTCACTTGCAGACATTAGTCGTTTATGAAAAGAATGAAACCTTGTTGCTTACGGAGAAAACGCTGTTTGAGCAAAGAAAATCAAACGCTCACCCAGCATACATAGAAGTGTCTCCGGCTAGAGCGAGTTTTCATGTTCGCAGAGCTAGCCGGGAGGCAGTCAAATCAATCTACGCGCTAGGCTTGGATTATGGGCTTGTGACTATCGGCGTGCTGCGCAGCGGGCATACCCTTGTGCTGGACGTGGATCCGGTGCCCAAGCTTAATGAACGCTTGGCGCAGCTGTTTGCGCAGGCGCTCGATCGCTACGAGCTCGGCCTGGCGAAGGAACTGCGCCGGAAGGAACGCGTGATGCTCGGCAGCGACCCTGAGTTCCTGCTGCTCAGCCCGCAGGGCAAGGTGGTTTTCGCCGACAAATTCCTGACGCGGGAAGGCGAAGTGGGCTGCGATGCGATCGTGCTCAGCGGGCATCGTCTGATCCTCCCGCTGGCCGAGCTGCGCCCGCAGCCGAGCACGGACCCGCGTGAGCTCGCGAGAAATCTGCAGGCAACGATGAAGCTCGCGACGCAGGCGATCCCCGACGAGAGCCTGGCGTGGCTCTCGGGCGGCATGCCGGTTGGCGGCTATCCCCTCGGCGGACACATCCACTTCAGCCGCTGTTGGCTGAATGGGCATTTGCTGCGGGCGCTCGATAATTACCTCGCGCTGCCTTTGATCTTGATCGAGGGGGATACGACACGTGCGCGCCGTCCCCGGTATGGCTTCCTGGGCGACTTTCGCAAGAAGTCGCATGGAGGCTTCGAATACCGCACACTGCCAAGCTGGATGCAGTCGCCGCTGATCACGCGAGGCATCTTTGCGCTAGCTTCGCTGATCGCGGACAATTACTGGCTGCTGCCGCGGCAGCCTTTGCAGGACCCTGATATGCAAGCCGCTTATTATGGCGGCGATAAGCAGAGAATCCTGAGTGCGGTGACGAAGCTGTGGCAGGATCTTGAGCAGTTGAAAGGGTATGAAGTCCTTTCGGCAGATTTGGATCGCCTTAAGACGAGAATCATGTCCTTGGTGCCATGGGATGAAAAGGCCGATATTCGCAAGGCATGGAAAATTGCGCCGTATCACCCTGAAAGAAGCTTTTGAAGAACAAATCATGTTATAATAATTTATCCAGTCTATAGAGGCTCTTAGGTTGATTTAAGAGTCTCTATGACTTCCTGCATGGTTAACATACTTAGCGTCCTAGGCGAACAATTCGGTGCCTTTGACCTGTTTTATTGCAAACATATGAAAACAGCAACATAATAGTTTCATAGATTTACCATGAATTCACTGATTGGTTGGAGGAACGCAAGGTGGCCCAATATACGCCGATGATTCAGCAATACTTGGCCGTGAAGGCGCAAGTCCCGGATGCATTTCTGTTTTTTCGCCTGGGAGATTTCTACGAAATGTTTTTTGATGATGCGATCAATGCTTCACGCGAGCTTGAGATTACCTTAACTGGCAGAGAAGGCGGCGCTGATGAGAAAATACCGATGTGCGGTGTTCCTCATCATGCAGCCGAGAATTATATGTCCCGGCTTATCGAGAAAGGCTACAAGGTCGCGATCTGCGAGCAAGTCGAAGACCCGGCCGAAGCCAAGGGCGTTGTGCGCCGTGAAATTGTGCGTATCGTGACGCCAGGAACGGTTATGGACAGCAAGCTGCTGGGAGAATCGAGCAACAATTATATCGTTTCTTTGGTCAGTCGTGAGGATGGTTATGCTTTTACAGCTTGTGATATTTCAACGGGTGAGCTGTATACAACTTTGCTGGCGAATTCCTGGGAACTTGTTGTCGATGAGTTGAATGTGTACAACCCTTCGGAAATCATTACGAGTCAGGGGTTGTTGACAACCATTCGCGAAACGGGAGTTACTTGGGGACGCAACACGGTTTTGACGGAATGGACGCTGGTGGACGAAAAGCTGCTCGATGAGCACTTTGCAGACGATCCCGCTTTGACTTCCTTGTCTGCCTTGAACCGTCAGGGCGTAGCAGCGCTTCTTGCTTATTTGAAAGAAACACAGAAACGCGCGTTGACCCATGTCAAGCACATTCGTTTATATGAACCCGATCAATTCATGACGATGGACCCTTTTACAAGACGTAATCTGGAACTCGTAGAAACCGTTCGGGAACGCGCCAAGAAAGGTTCTCTCTTATGGTTGCTGGACAAAACGGTTACTGCGATGGGAGCCCGGATGCTGCGCCGCTGGATTGAGAAGCCCTTGATGAGTGTTTCACGTATCGAAGAACGCTTGGAAGCTGTCAATTTGCTCTATAATCAGCTCATCGTGCGCGACGATGTAAAACAAGCTTTGAAAGAAGTTTACGATTTGGAACGCCTGGTTGCTCGTATTTCGTATGGGAATGCGAATGCCCGCGATATGATAGCTTTGAAGCATTCCTTGCAGCAAGTTCCGCTGCTGCAGCAGGTATGCACGAATTCTGGCTCAGAGACACTGCGTAAGCTCGTTGACCAAATGGACAACTGTGAGGATGTTATGTCCTGGATTGCGAATGCGATTGAAGATGAGCCGCCGGTTTCGATTCGGGATGGCGGGATGATCCGTGAAGGCTATCAGCCGTATCTGGATCAATTGCGTGAAGCGAGCAAAAACGGCAAGCAATGGATTGCCGAGCTGGAGCGCCAGGAGCGTGAAGCAACGGGGATTAAGTCACTCAAAATCGGCTACAACAAGGTGTTCGGCTATTTCATCGAAGTGACCAAGGCGAACATGTCAGCGCTGCAGGAAGGCCGTTATGAGCGCAAGCAAACGTTGGCCAACGCCGAGCGCTACGTAACGCCGGAACTCAAGGAGAAAGAAGCGCTGATTCTGGAAGCGCAGGACAAAATGGTCGATCTGGAGTATGAGCTGTTCACAGAGCTGCGCGACCGGATTTCACAGCATATCTCCAGATTGCAGAAGCTGGCGGAAGTTATTGCGACCGCTGATGTGTATCAATCGCTGGCCGCGGTCAGCGCCGCGCAGCACTTCCGCAAGCCGGAGATCGGCGAAGGCTTCGATCTCCAGATCGAAGAAGGCCGCCATCCAGTCGTGGAGGCGGTTATCCAAGACGGCTCGTTCATCGCGAACGATACGCGCCTTGAGCAAGAGCAGGGCCGCATTCTGCTGATTACCGGTCCGAATATGGCCGGCAAAAGCACGTATATGCGGCAGGTTGCCGTGATCTGCCTGCTCGCGCAGATTGGCTGTTTCGTGCCTGCCCGATCCGCGCGCATTCCGGTTACCGACCGCATTTTCACGCGGATCGGAGCGGCGGATGACCTAATCGGCGGCCAAAGCACCTTCATGGTCGAGATGATGGACATTCAGGTGATGACCGAGAAGGCGACGAGCAAGAGTCTCGTCATCATCGATGAGTTGGGCCGCGGGACATCGACCGGCGAAGGCATGGCGATCGCGCAGGCGGTTATTGAGTTCCTGCACGACCGCATTGGCTGCAAGACGCTTGTATCTACGCATTTCCACGAGCTTGCCCACTTGGAAGAGAGTTTGTCGCATCTGCGGAACCACTGCATGGCGGTCAAAGAAAGCGGCCGGCAGGTGACGTTCCTGCGCAAGCTCATTCCCGGGGCAGCCAGTACAAGTTACGGCATCTACTGTGCCGAAATCGCCGGGCTGCCCGATGCGATCATTCAGCGCTCCTACGAGCTGCTGAACGGGTTTGAAGAGCGGGCGGCGGGCGCAGCCCAGATCGCGGCGACGACAGCGGCTGCCTTCCCCGTGAAGGCAGCCCCGATCCAGCAATTGTCACTCTTCGAGGAAGAGCATGCAGCAAGCTCTGCCGTCAAGAAGAAGCCGGACGGCAAATCTCAGCTGGTGATCGACCAGCTGAAGGGGATCGATTTAATTAATATGACGCCGCTGCAGGCGCTTAATTTAGTTTATGAGTGGAAACAAAAGCTGCAATAATGCCATTATTCATTTGATAATCCAAGGAGAGAGCCGCATATGAACAAACA
Above is a genomic segment from Paenibacillus sp. HWE-109 containing:
- a CDS encoding beta-class carbonic anhydrase, producing the protein MSLVNEILNYNEEFVETQRYKQFLTTKFPDKRMVVLTCMDTRLVELLPKAMNLHNGDAKIIKNAGAIVSHPFGSIMRSIVVAVYELDADEVFVIGHYDCGMTGLNSDHVIANAKKRGISDDVIATLGHSGINLSRWLTGFEHVREGIEKSVNIIRNHPLLPKNLPVHGLIIDPQTGRLDLIEDGYQAVDESHT
- a CDS encoding iron-sulfur cluster biosynthesis family protein produces the protein MNVTFTDTAIDRIAPLLQEDSVINLVFDTEDCGCSVNGVPTLWIVPQDKEEKLVAETNQFKLTYKAKDEIFFEEKMTIDFHDKNKSYILKSNNQIYNAGMSLVDKR
- a CDS encoding carboxypeptidase M32; the protein is MSVQAAPAKLESFKAYVRKMKQYEEAIALIYWDMRTGAPKKGIETRSEVVGELSTEVFRMSTSDEMGSYVEFFTQPDELEQLDAISRKMVLECKKEYDRSKKIPAEKYQAYVVLTSQAESAWEGAKHNSDWASFQPYLEKIVAATQEFIELWGYEGHKYNTLLDMYEPGMTVDKLDEVFGALREKAVPLLQRIQASPKQPNRAFLDQQFEISKQKQFSLSILKQMQYDFDAGRLDETVHPFATALNPGDVRITTRYLPNDITSALFGTIHEGGHALYEQNISQDLVGTNLCTGTSMGIHESQSRFWENVIGRSKAFWERYYGELQTTFNGQIDDVDVNDFYRAINHIEPSLIRIEADELTYNLHIMIRYELEKGLFNGTIAVADLPQAWNAKYEEYLGVVPANDGEGVLQDVHWSGGAFGYFPSYALGNMYAAQFTETLRKELPNFDQLIAAGNLVPIKEWLTDKVYQHGKLLTPNEIIVQVTGEELNPDYLVAYLEEKYKAVYDI
- a CDS encoding ABC transporter substrate-binding protein, producing MNNRKRMGIALSAVLLLSIVVSACGTKSTETTKVRIGEVTRSIFYAPQYVALSQGFFKDEGLDVELTTTPGGDKTMTALLSNAIDVALVGSETSIYVSQQGSDDPVINFAQLTQTDGTFLVARKKADTFDWKALKGSVFLGQRKGGMPQMAGEFTLKKHNIDPKKDLELIQNIEFANIASAYSSGTGEYVQLFEPQASIVEKEGKGFVVASFGVESGHLPYTVYMTKQSFLKSNAATTQKFTNAIQRAQLWVASKSVDEITTAVLPYFKDIDVGIVKSVVKRYKDQGSFATDGIVDEQEWNNLLDVMASAGELKERVAWKTLVNNSFAEKARTTVKP
- a CDS encoding ABC transporter ATP-binding protein — its product is MDSAVTVKDVTQVYVTEERATLAVEQIDFTIERGEFVSLIGPSGCGKTTLLSIIAGLIKPTAGTVTVAGKKVSGPSTAVGYMLQQDYLFPWRTIEANACMGLEITGTLTKDTKQHVLHLLEEMGLLGFKDYYPSQLSGGMRQRVALVRTLATEPELLLLDEPFSALDYQTKLQLEDLVVETLHAKQKTALLVTHDITEAIAMSDRIIVLDPNPGRIRQTFQIPDDIRQTTPFEARELAGFHALFRRIWQEFGGHEA
- a CDS encoding ABC transporter permease is translated as MSEKQLQKQSADRMLTNQVHQDFVVARKKETKYVRLVQAAILLLFFALWELAARLKWIDVLLFSYPTKVFKLLWDKLLDGSLLPHVGVTVVETIIGFALGTLFGTALAVVIWWSPFLSRVLDPYIVVLNSMPKVALGPLFIVGLGPGLLSIIATTLSITVIITTLVVYGSFKEVDHNYVKVVTLFGGSQRKIFLKAILPASFPAIVSTLKVNVGLAWVGVIVGEFLVSQIGLGYLIIYGFQVFNFTLVISTLFVIAIVATVMYQVVSYLEKRLTKHR
- a CDS encoding aromatic acid exporter family protein gives rise to the protein MGFRVLKTALAVVIAMYLAHILGIKTPAAAGLLAILGIEVTKKKGIQSALHRIAASLLALLMGCLLFRMIGFHVWVVGIFLLLVFPLLYRLRITEGAVTGAVVMLHLFAYEDASWGAVLNEVILLVVGLGTATLINIAYMPKADKAIVGHKEQIEVLFSAIFVNLAKHLRDNTVIWDGKELLEVSEEIEQGAGLAKRSMENRLIFGGDPYWRVYFFMRGEQLESIHRMIDLVAQVYQTLPQGELVADILEDISHSVKQDYYTGESEKDLQELEARYKKMPLPESREEFEVRSAIFQLNRELMHYLSIAKKQKKQRPEAG
- a CDS encoding outer spore coat protein CotE — protein: MSLDKDLQCREIITKAVCGKGRKFSHVSHTVTPPFSPTSILGAWIINNQFEAIQSGDGVEVVGTYDINIWYSYDRNTKTDVAKETISYVEIVGLSYLDKKHKPTTAEVSAVATQEPNCVEASISSSGDSVIIRVEREFQVELIAETKVCVVVCTNGCNDFDDKHVDFDDHGDGDFEDLDADLLEEDLD
- a CDS encoding putative amidoligase domain-containing protein, with translation METFLLHAQEPDALELAGLARIPSGSQLPQDWRGKVIIHWGAAHDEWPLKQALQPIKAIIRAQKRSKREEMLHLHGIKTMVSHKEDNVAFAHKYKVAVFHLQTLVVYEKNETLLLTEKTLFEQRKSNAHPAYIEVSPARASFHVRRASREAVKSIYALGLDYGLVTIGVLRSGHTLVLDVDPVPKLNERLAQLFAQALDRYELGLAKELRRKERVMLGSDPEFLLLSPQGKVVFADKFLTREGEVGCDAIVLSGHRLILPLAELRPQPSTDPRELARNLQATMKLATQAIPDESLAWLSGGMPVGGYPLGGHIHFSRCWLNGHLLRALDNYLALPLILIEGDTTRARRPRYGFLGDFRKKSHGGFEYRTLPSWMQSPLITRGIFALASLIADNYWLLPRQPLQDPDMQAAYYGGDKQRILSAVTKLWQDLEQLKGYEVLSADLDRLKTRIMSLVPWDEKADIRKAWKIAPYHPERSF